One Salmo trutta chromosome 24, fSalTru1.1, whole genome shotgun sequence genomic region harbors:
- the LOC115161230 gene encoding discoidin, CUB and LCCL domain-containing protein 2: MGRAVMVGRGPTGTRLFFLSTVIILTARSSRAQQGDGCGLSVLGPCSGSLSSLGYPATYPNHTVCEWEISVPQGRRLHFRFADLDIEDNNCQVNYLRIYDGIGPRRTQIVKFCGLGLNVPDLILSSGNQVTVQFMSGTHQSGRGFSLAYSTTEHTDLITCLDKGIHFTEAEFTRYCPAGCLTSVGEISGTIPHGYRDSSPVCLAAIHAGVVSNSVGGQISVVNSKGIPHYDGSLANNVSSTVGPLSNSLFTFKTSGCYGTLGLESGVVRDSQLFASSVWEWSDVIGEPSEWGPTGARLNGAGLPWASAHSDQQQWLQVDLKKEKRITGITTTGSSLLEYQFYVSAYRVLYSNDGQHWNIYREADATKDKIFKGNTNYLQEVRNNFIPPIEARYVRISPTQWHQRIALRFELLGCQFHQARPRTYHPPRPPPRSVATDTPPMYGRTTHTPDIRNTTMPPCTINDVALATVLVPVLVMILTALILTMVCAWHWKNRKNSSEGAYDLSHWDRTDWWKSMKQFLPSKMAEGEESVRYSSSEVGRLRVRGNTPRLRAEPAEYAQPLVSGVVTSLGQRSTFKPEEGSDPGYTDPNRYDAPMATDIYHAYAEPLPASGAEYATPIMIDIANHLSGSSTLNQPTTVSSFMGRGPASLLTRTDSGQSMYDTPKSTGQATPTKDLAYQVPQSSSQKPVG, from the exons ATGGGCAGAGCGGTAATGGTGGGCAGGGGACCGACAGGGACCAGGCTTTTCTTCTTGTCGACTGTCATCATCCTCACCGCCAGAAGCAGTCGAGCGCAGCAAG GCGATGGCTGTGGCCTCAGTGTTTTGGGCCCCTGCAGTGGGAGCCTGTCGTCTCTGGGTTACCCTGCTACGTACCCTAACCACACGGTGTGTGAGTGGGAGATCAGCGTGCCGCAGGGCCGGAGGCTCCACTTCCGCTTCGCTGACCTGGACATAGAGGATAACAACTGTCAGGTCAACTACCTCAGGATCTACGATGGTATAGGACCGCGTAGGACCCAGATAg tgAAGTTCTGTGGTCTGGGCCTGAATGTTCCTGATCTCATCCTGTCCAGTGGGAACCAGGTCACCGTCCAGTTTATGAGTGGGACCCACCAAAGTGGGCGGGGCTTCTCCCTGGCCTACTCCACCACAGAACACACAG ATCTGATCACCTGTCTAGACAAAGGAATCCACTTCACTGAGGCAGAGTTCACCAGATACTGTCCAGCAGGATGCCTGACTTCTGTTGGGGAGATCTCTGGGACCATACCCCATGGCTACAGAGAT TCGTCTCCAGTGTGTCTAGCAGCCATCCATGCAGGTGTGGTGTCTAACTCTGTGGGCGGTCAGATCAGTGTGGTCAACAGTAAGGGCATCCCTCACTACGATGGCTCGCTGGCTAACAATGTCTCCTCCACTGT tggtcCCTTGTCCAACAGCCTCTTCACTTTCAAGACAAGTG gttgcTATGGGACACTAGGTCTAGAGTCGGGTGTTGTTAGGGACTCCCAGCTCTTTGCTTCCTCGGTGTGGGAATGGAGTGACGTGATTGGCGAACCCAGCGAGTGGGGCCCAACTGGGGCCCGCCTAAATGGGGCGGGGCTTCCCTGGGCGTCGGCTCACAGCGACCAGCAGCAGTGGCTACAGGTGGATCtgaagaaggagaagaggatcACAGGCATCACCACTACAGGCTCCTCCCTCCTGGAGTACCAGTTCTATGTGTCAGCCTATCGGGTCCTCTACAGCAATGACGGACAGCACTGGAACATCTATCGGGAGGCAGATGCTACCAAGGACAAG ATTTTTAAAGGGAACACCAATTATCTCCAGGAGGTGCGCAATAACTTCATCCCACCAATCGAGGCGCGGTATGTGAGGATAAGCCCCACCCAGTGGCACCAGCGAATTGCCCTCAGGTTTGAGCTGCTCGGATGCCAGTTCCATCAAG CGAGGCCCCGGACATACCACCCCCCTCGGCCTCCCCCTCGCTCAGTGGCCACAGACACCCCCCCAATGTACGGCCGGACCACCCACACCCCTGACATCAGAAACACCACCATGCCTCCATGCACCATCAACG ACGTGGCGTTGGCAACGGTGTTGGTGCCGGTGTTGGTCATGATTCTGACCGCCCTCATCTTGACCATGGTCTGTGCCTGGCACTGGAAGAACAG GAAGAATAGTTCAGAGGGAGCTTATGACCTGTCTCACTGGGACCGTACAG ACTGGTGGAAGAGTATGAAGCAGTTCCTGCCGTCCAAGATGGCGGAGGGGGAGGAGTCAGTCCGCTACAGCAGCAGTGAGGTGGGCCGGCTCAGAGTGAGAGGGAACACCCCCAGACTACGGGCCGAAcccgcag AGTATGCCCAGCCCCTGGTCAGCGGTGTCGTGACATCACTAGGTCAGAGGTCAACTTTCAAGCCAGAGGAAGGTTCTGACCCCGGCTACACGGACCCTAACCGCTACGACGCTCCCATGGCAACAGACATCTACCATGCCTACGCTGAACCCCTGCCCGCCTCCGGTGCAGAGTATGCCACGCCCATTATGATTGACATTGCAAACCACCTATCAGGAAGCTCCACACTGAACCAGCCAACCACAGTCTCCAGCTTCATGGGCCGTGGCCCTGCCTCCCTTCTCACGCGAACAGACAGCGGGCAATCAATGTATGACACGCCCAAGAGTACAGGACAGGCAACACCCACTAAGGATTTAGCCTACCAGGTGCCTCAGAGCAGCTCTCAGAAGCCAGTGGGGTAG
- the tmem30c gene encoding cell cycle control protein 50C, whose translation MGKAKANAGPLARRPDNSAFKQQRLPAWSPMLTAQTVLPFFYGMATVCVLLGVWLLVTVQNTHELKVDYTHAGSCDKCFEMRKDRANANQSCNCTVVFNIENTFKGDVFFYYGLINFHQNLRQYMDSRDDGQMIGRNKNLKNPSSYCEPFIKDKNGLPIAPCGAVANSMFNDSFTLVYHSAASSRVVPLFRKGITWYTDKNVKFRNPQVENKTLTLAQVFEGTGQPLYWQKPVYDLDPRDKNNNGFINEDLIVWMREAAFPNFKKLYGVLNRAIEPFTEGLPAGNYSVLISYNFPVEYFQGRKEVVLSTVSWFGGQNNFLPIAYLVTGCLILLLAVILTAVWWKFGKTGRNMEE comes from the exons ATGGGCAAGGCGAAGGCCAACGCTGGGCCCCTGGCCCGGAGGCCTGATAACTCTGCTTTCAAACAGCAGAGACTGCCTGCCTGGTCCCCCATGCTCACAGCTCAAACCGTCCTGCCTTTCTTCTACGGTATGgctactgtgtgtgtgctgctgggaGTGTGGCTACTTGTCACCGTGCAGAATACACATGAACTGAAG GTAGACTACACACACGCAGGGTCATGTGATAAGTGTTTTGAGATGCGTAAAGACCGTGCCAATGCGAACCAGAGCTGCAACTGCACTGTGGTGTTTAACATCGAGAACACGTTCAag GGAGATGTGTTCTTCTATTACGGCCTGATCAACTTCCACCAGAACCTCCGGCAATACATGGACTCCAGGGATGATGGACAGATGATTGGGAGAAATAAAAACCTCAAG AACCCAAGCTCCTATTGCGAGCCCTTCATAAAGGATAAGAACGGACTCCCTATTGCCCCTTGTGGGGCTGTAGCCAACAGCATGTTCAACG ACTCCTTCACTCTGGTGTACCACTCAGCAGCGAGCAGTCGGGTGGTTCCTCTGTTCAGGAAGGGCATCACCTGGTACACCGACAAGAACGTCAAGTTCCGCAACCCACAGGTGGAGAACAAGACCCTAACGTTAGCACAGGTTTTTGAAG GCACGGGCCAGCCTCTGTACTGGCAGAAGCCAGTGTATGACCTCGACCCCCGGGACAAAAACAACAACGGCTTCATCAACGAGGACCTGATCGTGTGGATGAGAGAGGCTGCCTTCCCCAACTTCAAGAAGCTCTACGGTGTCCTGAACCGAGCCATAGAACCCTTCACCGAGGGGCTGCCGGCTGGAAACTACAGCGTCCTTATCTCCTACA ACTTCCCAGTGGAGTACTTCCAGGGCAGAAAGGAAGTGGTCCTGTCCACAGTCAGCTGGTTTGGGGGTCAGAACAACTTCCTGCCCATAGCCTACCTGGTCACAGGCTGTCTCATCCTGCTCCTCGCTGTCATCCTCACCGCCGTCTGGTGGAAGTTTGGTAAGACCGGACGGAATATGGAGGAGTGA